One part of the Hippopotamus amphibius kiboko isolate mHipAmp2 chromosome 14, mHipAmp2.hap2, whole genome shotgun sequence genome encodes these proteins:
- the SGCG gene encoding gamma-sarcoglycan, protein MVREQYTTTTEGTRIERPENQSVYKIGIYGWRKRCLYLFVLLLLIILLVNFALTIWILKVMWFSPIGMGYLHVTEDGLRLEGESEFLFPLYAKEIHSRVDSSLLLQSTQNVTVNARNAEGEVTGRLTVGPQMVDIQSQQFQISSEEGKPLFTVDEKQVVVGTDKLRVTGPEGALFEHSVETPLIKPDPLQDLRLQSPTRSLSMDAPKGVHIQAAAGGIEALSQMDIVLHSSDGPLVLDAETVCLPTLAQGTPGPEGSSQGLYEICACPDGKLYLSVAGTGTTCHEHSHICL, encoded by the exons ATGGTGCGTGAACAGTACACCACGACCACAGAAGGCACCCGCATAGAGCGGCCAGAGAACCAGTCTGTCTACAAAATCGGCATTTACGGCTGGAGGAAGCGTTGCCTgtacttatttgttcttcttttgcttATAATCCTCCTTGTGAACTTTGCTCTCACAATTTGGATTCTTAAAGTGATGTGGTTTTCCCca ATAGGGATGGGGTACCTGCATGTTACAGAAGATGGACTTCGCCTGGAGGGGGAATCAGAGTTTTTATTCCCACTGTATGCCAAAGAAATACACTCCAGAGTG GACTCCTCTCTGCTTCTGCAGTCCACCCAGAATGTGACGGTCAATGCACGCAATGCAGAAGGAGAAGTCACAGGCAGGTTGACAGTGG GTCCCCAAATGGTAGACATCCAGAGTCAGCAGTTTCAGATCAGCTCTGAGGAGGGCAAACCACTCTTCACTGTGGATGAAAAGCAAGTTGTGGTCGGCACAGATAAGCTTCGAGTGACTG GGCCTGAAGGGGCTCTTTTTGAACATTCAGTGGAGACGCCCCTGATAAAACCGGACCCACTCCAGGACCTTAG ATTACAATCCCCGACAAGGAGTCTCAGCATGGACGCCCCGAAAGGTGTTCATATTCAAGCTGCTGCAGGGGGGATCGAGGCTCTTTCCCAGATGGACATTGTTCTTCACAGCAGTGATGGGCCG CTTGTGCTCGATGCTGAAACCGTGTGTCTACCCACGTTGGCTCAGGGGACTCCGGGGCCCGAGGGCAGCTCGCAGGGACTCTACGAAATCTGTGCGTGTCCAGATGGGAAACTTTACCTGTCTGTGGCTGGCACGGGTACCACGTGCCATGAGCACAGTCACATCTGCCTCTAA